Genomic segment of Nitrospirota bacterium:
CATAAAATCTACAACCTTTACCACATCGATAAGCTTGTTAAGCTGCTTGGTGATTTGCTCAATAATGAGATCATCGCCACTTGTAACAATGGTCATAAGTGATATTTTGGGATCAATGGTCTCACCGACTGAAAGGCTTTCTATATTAAACCCCCTGCCGCTGAAAAGCCCTGAGACCCTTGAAAGAACGCCGAATTTGTTTTCTACAAGAACAGATATCGTATGCCTCATGTTACAATTCTCACTTTTTCCTCTTTTTTCTTTTCTTCTTTCTTTTCGTCACCAAAAATCATCTGGTCGATCGGCGCTCCTGCAGAAACCATTGGAAAGACCTTTTCCTTCCAGTCAACAATAAAATCCATAAATACAGGCCCCTTTGTCTTAATCGCCTCCCTGATGATGCCCTCTACTTCGCCAGGTTTCGTTGCACGGAACCCTTTAGCACCATAAGCCTCTGCTACCTTCACAAAATCAGGTACAACATCGAGATTGCTATAAGAGTATCGCTCTTTAAAAAACAACTCCTGCCACTGTCTCACCATGCCAAGATAGTGGTTGTTAAGGATAGCCACTTTTACAGGCAATTTATTTATTACAGCAGTGGCAAGTTCCTGGATGTTCATCTGTATGCTCCCATCTCCTGCTATATCTATCACAAGCCTATCAGGGAATGCAAGCTGAGCTCCAATGGCTGCCGGAAAACCATAACCCATTGTCCCGAGACCGCCTGAAGAGAGCAGTGTCCTCGGCTTATCATATTTATAAAACTGGGCAGCCCACATCTGGTTCTGTCCGACCTCGGTTGTTATTATGGCATCGCCTTTTGTAATCTCGTATAATTTCTCTACCACAAACTGAGGCTTGATGACATTCTCGTCATATTTATAACTAAGTGGCCTTTCTTTCTTCCATGCATTTATCTGTTTTAACCACGCCTTTCTGACCTGCTCCCACTGCTCTTTTACATCTTCCTTGAGAACCTTTAACATCTCTCTTAATACAAGCTTCACATCTCCTACAATGGGAATATCCACTCTCACATTCTTTCTTATTGAAGTGGGGTCTATATCTATATGAACTATTCTGGCATCTGGAGCAAAGGCATCCACCTTTCCTGTAACACGGTCATCAAACCTGGCTCCAACCGCTATTAGCAGGTCAGACTGTTGAATAGCCATGTTCGCATAATATGTCCCGTGCATGCCAGGCATCCCCATAGAAAGCGGGTGAGTTCCTGGAAAGCTGCCAAGGCCCATAAGAGTCATTGTAACCGGGATGCTGGTAAGCTCAGCCAATTCTTTAAGTTCTTTGTGCCCACCTGAACTAATCACACCTCCACCTGCAAGGATTACAGGTTTTTTTGACTTTGATATCTCAATGGCAGCCTGTTTTATCATCCATTTATTGCCTTCATAAGTCGGATTATAGCTCCGTATCTTTACATGTTCCGGCCAGATAAAATCTCCCTTAGCGACTGTAACATCCTTTGGCAGATCAATTAAGACCGGTCCTGGCCTGCCTGTAGTTGCGATGTGAAAAGCCTCTCTTATAATTCTTGCTAAGTCATTTACGTCCTTTACAAGGTAATTATATTTTGTGCATGGCCTTGTTATACCAACAATATCAGCCTCCTGAAAG
This window contains:
- the ilvB gene encoding biosynthetic-type acetolactate synthase large subunit: MKMTGAEILLECLKREGVKHIFGYPGGVVLNIFDHLYDNKDLKLILTRHEQGAVHAADGYARASGRPGVALVTSGPGATNTVTGIATAFMDSVPVIVFSGQVPTMLIGNDAFQEADIVGITRPCTKYNYLVKDVNDLARIIREAFHIATTGRPGPVLIDLPKDVTVAKGDFIWPEHVKIRSYNPTYEGNKWMIKQAAIEISKSKKPVILAGGGVISSGGHKELKELAELTSIPVTMTLMGLGSFPGTHPLSMGMPGMHGTYYANMAIQQSDLLIAVGARFDDRVTGKVDAFAPDARIVHIDIDPTSIRKNVRVDIPIVGDVKLVLREMLKVLKEDVKEQWEQVRKAWLKQINAWKKERPLSYKYDENVIKPQFVVEKLYEITKGDAIITTEVGQNQMWAAQFYKYDKPRTLLSSGGLGTMGYGFPAAIGAQLAFPDRLVIDIAGDGSIQMNIQELATAVINKLPVKVAILNNHYLGMVRQWQELFFKERYSYSNLDVVPDFVKVAEAYGAKGFRATKPGEVEGIIREAIKTKGPVFMDFIVDWKEKVFPMVSAGAPIDQMIFGDEKKEEKKKEEKVRIVT